Proteins encoded within one genomic window of Borrelia parkeri:
- a CDS encoding V-type ATP synthase subunit I codes for MIVKMSKVLILTLLKYKRESLEILRELGVVHINFCNRVSESLEKIIEERGTLVQALSLLGDDSEVKLLSSSNENFLDVAKSIISLGSEIKDLRDMQQSLLHKRDIISFWGYFSLELVNKLRESNIYVQFFKSGIGEYKKLLACSDTKVALINNYKGTAYFVAINYSKQTIDTAEEYEFDFDLDFIENKLRFVDEILDQKLTQLSILNKYRDILRDEIKEYDQIVEFEQVMADMDVACDNFVYITGFVPEDKREDLKNLKGKFVVQFAEPDDDVVPTYIKRRGIAKLAKPIFDVLDTIPGYKERDVSCVFMLFFFMFFGMIIGDAAYGMIFLLVGIFLSLGNFIKGKPLTSIHALIFYLSTSAIIYGSMTGTWFGSNPFILELFPILKSLKLGYLTGTNGMQNIMFICFTIGVLQISLAHMWNFIQKVKEKPHIHSIAQIGWLIIMPGLYYLVLNLILGKDRFPMHSIVLNMIYGGVILVFIFEKQDGSNFFMCVLKSFGGIIEQFLATVSGFADIISYIRLFAVGLAGLAISDSFNSMSASLLKSSNVGLMISGIIVILFGHILNITLSLLSVVVHGVRLNMLEFSNHLGQEWNGYSYRPFRKIKN; via the coding sequence ATGATTGTAAAAATGAGCAAAGTTTTGATTTTGACTTTATTGAAATATAAAAGAGAGTCACTCGAAATTTTAAGAGAATTGGGAGTTGTTCATATTAATTTTTGCAATAGAGTTTCAGAATCTTTAGAAAAAATTATTGAGGAAAGGGGAACTTTGGTTCAGGCTTTATCTTTACTTGGGGATGATTCTGAAGTAAAACTTTTAAGCTCTTCAAATGAGAATTTTTTAGATGTTGCAAAGAGTATAATTAGTTTAGGTTCTGAAATTAAAGATTTAAGGGACATGCAGCAGTCATTACTTCATAAGAGAGATATTATATCTTTTTGGGGATATTTTTCTCTTGAACTAGTTAATAAATTGAGAGAAAGTAATATTTACGTGCAATTTTTTAAGTCTGGGATTGGTGAATATAAAAAATTGTTGGCATGTTCTGACACCAAAGTTGCTCTTATTAATAATTATAAAGGTACGGCCTATTTTGTAGCTATTAATTATTCTAAACAAACAATAGATACAGCTGAGGAATATGAGTTTGATTTTGACCTTGATTTTATTGAGAATAAGTTAAGATTTGTTGATGAAATTTTAGATCAAAAGTTAACCCAATTATCGATTTTAAATAAATATAGGGATATTTTAAGAGATGAAATAAAAGAGTATGATCAAATTGTTGAGTTTGAGCAAGTTATGGCTGACATGGATGTAGCGTGTGATAATTTTGTATACATTACAGGATTCGTTCCGGAAGATAAGCGGGAGGATCTTAAAAATCTTAAGGGTAAATTTGTGGTACAATTTGCAGAGCCGGATGATGATGTTGTTCCCACTTATATAAAGAGAAGGGGAATTGCTAAGCTTGCTAAGCCTATTTTTGATGTTTTAGATACAATTCCTGGCTATAAAGAGAGAGATGTTAGTTGTGTTTTTATGTTATTTTTCTTTATGTTTTTTGGAATGATAATTGGTGATGCGGCTTATGGAATGATATTTTTACTAGTAGGCATTTTTCTTAGTTTAGGCAATTTTATAAAAGGTAAGCCTTTAACATCTATTCATGCTTTAATATTTTATCTAAGTACATCAGCAATAATATATGGTTCGATGACTGGTACTTGGTTTGGCAGTAATCCTTTTATTCTTGAGTTATTTCCTATTTTAAAGTCTTTAAAGCTTGGGTATTTGACGGGTACGAATGGTATGCAAAATATTATGTTTATATGTTTTACAATAGGTGTTTTGCAAATATCACTAGCTCATATGTGGAATTTTATTCAAAAAGTGAAGGAAAAACCACATATACATTCAATTGCTCAAATTGGTTGGCTTATTATAATGCCTGGGCTTTATTATCTTGTTCTCAATTTAATACTTGGCAAAGATAGGTTTCCTATGCACAGCATTGTTCTTAATATGATATATGGTGGAGTGATACTTGTCTTTATTTTTGAGAAACAAGATGGTTCAAACTTCTTTATGTGCGTATTAAAGAGCTTTGGGGGAATAATAGAGCAATTTTTAGCTACTGTTTCAGGATTTGCAGACATAATATCTTATATTAGACTTTTTGCTGTTGGACTTGCGGGACTTGCAATTTCTGATAGTTTTAATAGTATGTCAGCATCTTTATTAAAATCATCTAATGTTGGTCTTATGATAAGTGGCATTATTGTGATACTTTTTGGACATATTTTAAATATAACTTTATCTTTGTTATCTGTTGTTGTTCATGGGGTAAGACTTAATATGCTTGAATTTTCAAACCATTTGGGGCAAGAATGGAATGGGTATTCTTATAGGCCTTTTAGAAAAATTAAAAATTAA